Part of the Bacillus sp. THAF10 genome is shown below.
CAAAATATGGTGTTCATTAATATTTAAGTCATAAGGCTTAATCCATTGTTGCCAGTCTTTCTCGATTGTCTTCCATAGGGCTTTACTAAGCTGTGCGACACGCTGGCTAAATAGCATCGCCTCTTTCAATGAATACTGTCCATTTTGGGTATTCACAAACTCACCTACTTTTTTCTAATATATTACTATCTATTATGACAATAAAATAAAAATTAATAAAGGTCAAAATTTACAAAAAATTAAAATTTTTTTATTTTGTTGTATTTTTCTCTATTGATTTCTCAAGCTTTTCTAACTCTTTCTCTAATGCTGCAATATTTTGCTGGATGGATTCCTGGTGTGGTTTAATGCTGTTTTTCCATAAATCCACAGAAATCTTTACTTCGTTTGTAAGATCTCCGACGGTTGCTTTTCCTTCTTCCATCGCTTCTGTAAGTTGATTTTTCACGTTTATTGCTTCTTGTTTCACCTCATCGAGTGCAAGTTGAATGTTTCGTTTAGTGTTTTTAACTTTTAAACGTGCTTCTGCACCAGATGCAGGGGTCGTTAGAAGGGTAGAAACTCCAGCTATTGCTCCACCAATAAGTACACCATAGATGAATGATTTCCCATTCATGCAAATCACCTCATATTAAAAATTATGTGAATATAGTTCAATACCCCAAGATTATTATATAATTCAACATTTACGAAAAAAATCCTCTTTTTAATGTTTCCATTCTTTGCATTTTTTATTGATAGGGTTTGCATACAACCATTACATAAGCTTGTATGTTCGTGCATAGTTATAGGGTAGGAAATGAAAATGGGAGGCGAGAAAAAGTGGCAGGCATAGCATTTATATTATTCATCCTTAGTAGCTTGCTTTTATTTGGAGGGGGTAATTATTTTTTGGCGTCCCAAAGAGCAGGAGCTTACCCACCAAAGAGAGTGTTACAGCAAAAAGCGATGGCAGTGGGAGGAGCAGGAGCAGTATTATTCTTATTAGCTATATTTGCGATTATGATTGTATAGAAATGAAAATGGGGAATTCCGTTAACTGGAATTCCCCATTACTTGTTATTCTGTAGCTGTAATTAGATTGGAACGCTTCGCGATAGAGGTAACGATCGGATATAAGAGTAGCATTAATCCAATATTTAAAGCAGCTGTAGGTAAAACGGTGGAAACCATTAGTACCGTAAAGGTTCCTCCGCCAGGTAAGCCCACAAGAGTAAGTGCTGCATATAAGAAGATTGCACCAGATAGTAGGGTGCCAATCGCAGTTAATACTCCTGCTTTTATTAATGGGCGATCAATTTTTTTAAGTGAAATCAGCATGATAAAGAACAAAAATGCTGCTATTGGTTTATCAATCATATTTGGAATTTGTCCACCTGGAAAGGTAGTAGTCATTGCAGAAATTAACCCAGTTACCACTCCTAGCAGCAATACATTTTTCTTTTCAGGAAAAAGTAAAATTCCTAAAAACATCATCGTTAATGCGACATCAGGTTTCATCCCAAGTACAAATCCTGGCACAATGGTGTGCAATACTGCACCAATGCCAACTAATAATGAAAGTGACACTAAAACTTTCGTATTCATTTCTCATCTCTCCTCAACTAATCTTTTAAAAGTTTAATCTCATTAGTACACTCATTGTCTAATGCAGATTAATAGTTACAAGTATATAATTTTATTGTTTTTTTGAAAAGGGAAAAGTGATAACTGCTAATATTTGGACTGATATTTTTTCATAAATTCGGCCAAGGCGTAGCAGGAGTCTAATGGAACAGCATTATAAATCGATGCTCGACAACCTCCCACAAGTCTGTGACCGTTTAACCCAACAAATCCATGTTCTTTCGCTTCTTGTAAGAAGTCAGTAATGAGCTCTTCGGATTGGAGTCTGAATGTGACATTCATGCTTGATCTTGACTCTGTTGATGATGTGCCAGAATAAAAGCCTTCACTGGAGTCAATCGTCTCATACAGTAAGCTTGCTTTTTCCCGATTATTTTTTTCAAGGGTAGCGAGTCCTCCGTTTTCTTTTACCCATTCTAAAACAAGTGAGAGCATGTAAATAGAAAAGGTGGGAGGGGTGTTATATAACGATTTATTTTTTGCATAGGTTTGATAGTTTAACATTGTTGGGATATCAGGAGGGCAATGTTCAAGCAAAGCCTTCTTAATAATCACCACCGTGACACCAGATGGACCGAGATTCTTTTGAGCACCTGCATAGAGGAGAGAGAAATCTTCTATCTCTATCTTTCTGCTTAACATATCACTCGACATATCTGCAATAAGTGGAATGTCAGCTGGCAGGCTTGGATACTTGCTCCACTGTGTTCCAAAGATGGTATTGTTACTTGTGAGATGAAGGTATGCTGGCTCATTTGACAGCTCTAACTCTTGTGGAATACGGCAATAATTATCATCCTTAGAAGAGGAAGCGATGTGGGTGTGGCCAATCTTCTTCGCTTCTTTTAAGGCTTTTTCAGACCATGACCCGGTTAAAGCATAGTTGGCAATTTTTCCTTCTGGTAGAAAATTGAGCGGTATAGCTGAAAATTGCAGGCTTGCTCCACCTTGCATAAACAAGACTTCGTATGTATCAGGAATGTTCATAAGTTCTTTAATAAGTTGAGATGCGTTATCTTGAACTCTTTCGTATTCCTTACTGCGATGACTTAGTTCCATCACTGACATTCCTGTTCCATCAAAATTCATAAACTCTTGTTGGGCTTTTTGCAATACTGCCTTTGGAAGTGCTGCAGGGCCAGCATTAAAATTATAGGTACTCTTCATCCCGTTAACCTCCTAAAGTGTCTGAAAATATTAATATATATCCTAACATGAATTGTGTTAGAATACATAAAAGATTTCGAAAAAAGACAGGAGATTTTTTTATGTATCGAGAGCATAAACCGATAAACCTTAGTCCATATGACCATCCTGATATTTATCCAGGGCCAAGACCAGCAAGCTCTTTTTTATTTTGGCAAGGAAGGGCGCATCGTCTAAACGTTCACAAGGACTTATCGTTAGCTGAGCAAGAAATTCACCTTTCTAAGGTAGATCATATTTTGGGAAGCCTTGCTTTTCACTCTCAGGAAAAGGTGAAAGTAGGAAAGTTCTTTGGTGAAAAGTCCTGGCAGGAAAAAGTACCAGTTATTGCCTATGGCTCGAATGTGTGCCTTGCGCAGCTTCAATATAAATTTCAGCTCCGTCCTGCAGAAGATGACGCATTCCTCTGTATTAAGGGCGAAATAGTGGATTCAGATATCGTGTATGCACCATTTCTCGCTCCTTATGGTTCATTACCGGCTGTGATAGCTCCTGTACAAGGAGCAAACTGTGAAGTATGGGTGACGTTCATAGACAAAAAGCAGTTGGAGTTAATCAATTCAACGGAAAAGGGCTATGAATTCAGGGAGCACGCAGGAAAGAAGGTGCATCTTGATACAGGAGAAGTATATGACAAAGTATATGCTTACTACTATCCAGAAGCATTGTTATGGCAGGGAGATCTCAGAAGGTTTGCAGATATCCCAGGATCAAGCAGGCTAAAATCTGTCTGGCAGTGTGACATGCTGAATGAATTAAAGCATGAAGTAGAGCATAAAGGAACAAGGGAGGAGTTTATTCATCTACTAAGGTGGGACCGAAGCTATCGGGATTTTGTGGAAGATTACCTACAAAGGAACTGCACCTTTAGATTTGAGCATCCTGACTGGCAGCCCTGTGAGCAGATTATTACCATTGGAGAAATGAGAAAATAGACGTGGAAAAGCCTTCTTCTCCACGTCTAGAATAGTTTATTTTATGCCTTCGGAAATTTGGGACGATAGGTTTTGCAGGTCTTCTGGTGTATAGTCACTTTGATTGGATTTCCAGACTGCTCCAAAGCCATCCCCTTTACCATAGCGTGGCAGAATATGCATATGGTAATGGAAGACTGACTGACCAGCAGCTTCTCCATTGTTATTTAAGAGGTTCAGGCCAATTGGGTTGAATTGCTCTTTAATTGAAGTTGCAATTTTAGGCACTACTTTAAATAGCTTTTCGGCGATTTCAGGGGTTAATTCATAAATGTTTTCTTTATGTACTTTTGGAATAACGAGGGTATGACCTTTTGTTACTTGGCTGATATCTAAAAAGGCAAGCACATCTTCGTCCTCGTAAACCTTGGCTGCTGGAATAGAACCATCGATAATTTTACAAAAAATGCAATCGCTCATCATCTTCACCTCAACTTTTATTTTCTCTATATTACCATGTTTGAGACAAGTATCATAATCTAATCCTAACATAACAAAACAAGCAAGAGCGTAGGCTCCTGCTTGCATAGAAGGGGATAGAGGCATCAAGCTTCCCTACCCTAATAAGGAGAAGCTTTTTACGAACAACATTTTTCATTCAAACAACTGTGTTTGATAAACACCTCATCTGATTCTAAAAATGCGTCTAATCGTCAGCTTTCCTGTTCAATACAATCATCCCCTTGTTACATTAGTTTCACAACTAGAGTAACGTGGAAGCGACATTAAAGTCTCTTTGATGAACACCTCATTTTCAAAATGATTCATCACAGGCAACAGCTAGTAAAAGTGTCTCCCGTAAGCACCTCATTTCACAATGGTTGGAGCTCATGTTTCTGATGATTGTTTTCGGCTTTGCGAATCGGTTAAGTCCCGCAACGACCGAGAGTGTCTTAACGCTTTTTTTACAAAAGAGCAAAACTGTCTTTGACAGTCACCTCATTTATAAGAAGTCATTTAAGGCTTGTTAGCAACTCTATCCCCTTCGTTATATATCTTGCGCAAATCATTTGAAATTATGTTATGGTAAAATTTATATTACAGTACATACTTTGGTTTTTTAGAAAGGATAGATCTAGATGAGTTTATTGGAAATTAACGGGTTAACTGGTGGGTATACAAACCAAGCAGTGTTAAAGGATATTTCCTTTGAAGTCAAACCAAATCAGCTTGTAGGATTAATCGGGTTAAATGGGGCTGGGAAAAGTACCACTATTAAGCATGTGATTGGAACGATGGAACCAAAGAAAGGCTCCATTAAGATAAATGGTCTTTCTATCAAGGAGAATACAACAAAGTATCGTTCAACTTTTACCTTTATTCCAGAAACGCCTATTTTGTATGATGAGCTGACGCTGTATGAGCATCTGGAATTAACGGCAATGGCATATGGGCTTAGTAAAGAAACCTTTGAAGAAAGGCTACATCCTTTGTTAAAAGAGTTCAGAATGGAAAAGCGATTAAAGTGGTTTCCAGCTCATTTTTCAAAAGGGATGAAACAAAAGGTAATGATTCTTTCTGCCTTTTTAGTAGAGCCTAAATTATATATAGTCGATGAACCATTTGTTGGACTAGATCCATTAGCAATTCATGCGCTATTAGAAATGATGGACAAGGTCAAAAAGAGTGGAGCTGGAATATTGATGTCCACTCACATTTTGGCGACAGCAGAGAAATACTGTGATTCTTTTGTTATATTGCATGAGGGAGAAGTACGTGCGAAAGGAACGCTTCAGGAGTTAAGACAGCAATTCAACCTGCCGAGTGCTTCTCTAGATGATTTATACATTCAACTGACAAAGGAAGAGAGCAATGTTTAAGGTGGAACAGCTTTGGAAAACAAGATTTAGCCAATATGTAACGGATACACGTAAGTACCTGCAATATATGTTTAACGATCATTTAGTGATTGTCATGATATTTTTGCTAAGTGGCCTGGCACTTGCTTATCAAAACTGGCTTGATGTGGTACCACCTGACTTCCCTTATGCTTTAATCATGGGAGCAGTTTTATCGCTTTTATTAACAAGAGGAACGATTCATACGTTTTTAAAGGATCCTGATCTTGTTTTTCTTTTACCGTTAGAAGAAAAGCTGAAGCCCTATATAAAAAAGTCATTTCTCTTTTCCATTGTTTTAGAAAGCTATTTCTTACTCATCGTGTTTGCTGTTTCGGTGCCATTGTTTCTTACGCTAACAGATACAACTTTCCCTGTGCTGTTATCCATTCTTTTGCTTCTAGTTGGAGTTAAAGCATGGAACCTCTGGCTAGCATGGCTTTTAAATTTATATACCGATAAGAAGGTTCGAAGAGTGGACTGGATTATTCGGTTTGGACTAAATTTCGGCTTGCTTTTCCTGGTTTTTTCAAAAGCGAATGTATTCCTTGTACTTATTCTAATTGGAGCGATGGTTGGTATGCTCTTTTATTTCCAACAAGCGTCCAAAACCATGAACTGGAAATGGGATTTGTTAATTGAAAATGAAACGAAACGGATGCAGTTGTTTTACCGAGTGGCGAATCTATTTGTGGATGTTCCAGGTTTAAAAGAAAAAGTAAAGCGGAGAAGGTGGCTCGATTTCCTTTTAGGCACAGTAGCGTATGAAAATAAAAATGCATATCAGTATTTATATTTGCGTACATTTCTTCGCTCAGGTGACTATTTTGGACTGTTTGCGCGCCTTCTGATTATAGGTATAGCGTTACTTTTGACGCTGCCTGTCGGCTATGCGACCTACTTTATTCCTGCATTCGTGCTTTACCTCACTGGCTTTCAGCTCATTCCGATGTGGAGGCATCATTACAATAAGCTGTGGATTACAATTTATCCTGTGGAAGAGGAACATCGCTCTACTGCCTTTACCAAGTGGATTTTTTACATTTTATCCGTTCAGGCGATCGTTCTTGGTGGGGTAACATTTTTTGTTGCTCCCTGGCATTATGCTTTAGTGAGTATAGCAGGCGGTATTGTGTTTTCTTATCTTTATGTACAGTTTGTTGTAAAAGGAAAGCTAGCCAAGCTATAAATGCGGAGGTTAAGGAGTAGATTAATGTGTACGAAGAGAAGGTGTTAGGGGAAGTAATAAAATGGAAAATGCTGCTTTTGAAAAAGCCATCCATGCTTCAACGAATCTCAAAAGAAGCGCAAAATAAAGTGAATACTTATATTCCCGATAAGGTTCATCACGTGATGACGGAGAGTATCAAGAAAATGGTGCAGGCAACCTTAGTAGGAAGTAATATTTCCACCAAATATAACGTGGAAAATAGTCGTCTCTCTTTGGAAAAAAAGGATGAATTATTGTCGCAAAAACTAAATGTTTACAAGAAAACGGCTGCTGTCGAAGGTGCAGGAACAGGTGCAGGTGGCATTTTACTTGGTATTGCCGATTTTCCTCTCCTTTTATCCATTAAAATGAAATTTTTATTTGAGGTTGCAAACATTTACGGCTACAACATTAAAAATTATGAAGAACGCGTGTACCTTCTGTATATTTTTCAACTCGCATTTTCAAGTGAAAAAAGAAAAAAAGAGGTATTCATGTATTTGGAAAATTGGGAGGAGCATAAAGAAAAGGCTAAAAATCTTGACTGGCGCATCTTTCAACAGGAATACCGAGATCACATAGATTTAATTAAAATGCTACAGATGATTCCTGGACTGGGGGCCATTGTTGGTGCCTATGCCAATTACAATTTTCTTGATCAGCTAGGAAATACGGCGAAAAATTGTTACAGAATGCGAATCCTTAAAGAACTAGGATACAAATAAAAACAGCATGCCAAGATTTCTCCTACAAGGAGCTGGCATGCTGTTTTTTTATTGTTGACTTGTTGGTACAAGGTTTAATTTTTCATGCTGGTGATACATAACCGTAGCAGCCCCTAATGTTTTTGCAGCTACTAAAAGCGCCTTTTCATTTATGTCAAATTTCGGATGGTGATGTGGATAAGCCACCTCTACTCCTTCTGGTTTTGCTCCAGTAAAGAAAAAGGTCCCCTTCACATGCCTTAAGTAGTAGGAAAAGTCTTCTCCGCCCATATGAGGCTCGGTTTCCTCAACAGTTTGAACATCATCAATGGTAGAGGCAACCTCAACTAGATAATCGGTCTCCGCTTTATGGTTTACAACAGCAGGGTAGCCACGGTCAAACACATATTCGTAAGTGGACCCGTTCAACGCACAGGTAGCCTTTGCAACAGTATCAATTTCTGCTTCTATTTGGTCTCGTACTTCATCATTAAATGTCCTAACCGTACCAACAAGCTTTGCCGAATCAGCAATGATATTAAAGGCATTTTCCGCCATGAACGATCCAACGGAAATAACAGCGGAATCGATTGGGTTTACTCTTCTGCTGACAATTTGTTGTAAGTTTAGCACTAATTGAGAGGCGGTCACTACCGCATCTTTTGTTTTATGAGGCTGTGCTCCATGCCCACCAGACCCTTGAACTTTGATAGAAAAACGATCAGCTGCTGCCATTACTGGGCCCACACGATATTGAATAGTTCCTACATCAACACCTGCCCAAAGATGGGTGCCAAAAATCACATCCACATCGTGTAAACATCCATCATTAATCATGGCAATTGCTCCACCTGGTGCATATTCTTCGGCGTGCTGATGAATGAAAACAACGGTTCCTTCTAATTCGTCTTTTAGCTCGTTTAAACATTTGGCAAGCACGAGTAAGGTTGCCGTATGCCCATCATGCCCACAAGCATGCATCACACCATGAACTTTTGACTTATACTCTACGTCTTTTTCATCTTGAATGGGAAGCGCATCAAAATCTGCTCGTAAGGCTACGGTTTTTCCCGGAAGCGCACCTACAATTTTTGCAACAACCCCATTGCCACCAACATTTGTTTGATGAGGAATGCTTAAGTCTGTGTAGTAATCTCCTATGTATTTAGCAGTATGGAATTCTTTGAAAGAAACTTCAGGGAATTGATGTAAATAGCGTCGTATTTCTACCATTTCTTGATAACGACTTTCCAATAGCGCATGTAGTTTTTCTAACATAACCTCTACCATTTCCCTTCACGTGAATTGTTTTTAATTAGTATTCTATATGACTATGAAGAAAAAGAATAGTCATAACTTTCATAAATTTAGTAAAATAAGAGAAGTATGGTGGTTTGAAAGGGGGAATTTGAAATGAAAACAGAAATTAAAACAGGAAGAGAAAAGGGAATGGTAAACAAAAATTGGAGCAGGATAGTTTTGTTCACTATTTGCAGTATGTTTTTTGTATGGTCTTTTACACAAATCATGAAGAAAAGCACAATAGGCTATGACTCTGTGATCCAGGATTTTGTAAAGGGACTCGGAGCAGAAAGTGTCGTTGCGTTTTTTAAAATTTTTACGATGCTCGGGGATAAAACAGGTGTAATTATTGTCTTAGTGATTGCGCTAGTACTGATTTGGTGGAAGAAGAGGGACTATCCGGCAATGGGAGTTCTTGTAGCTGGTGTGATTCTTGTTAATGAAGCGAATAAATGGTTAAAGGACTTTACAGGTAGGGAACGGCCGATGACAGGTCCTGGTGCAGAAAGTCTGAGCTTTCCGAGTGGACATGCCATGGTAGGGTTGTTCTTTTATGGTCTGTTATTATATTTAACACTCGCATATATGACGAAGGGAACTTTTCGAATTGTTGTAGCTGTTTTAGGAGTCCTCTTTATCGCTTTACTTGGTACAAGCAGAATTTTTTTGAATTACCATTATCCATCGGATGTTCTTGCTGGTTATGCAATGGGGTATACTTGTTTGCTTTTAGGTTTAGTTGTTTATGAATGGCTACAAATGCTACTGGTGAAAAGAGAAACGAAGGATGTATCAAATTAATGTCTTCCAGCTTCCCCTAATTTCGTATTTTTCCGACCTGAGACGGATAGAGAAACTAGCTAGAGATTGGGTTTTTTTACCCATCAGAATAGTACAATATAAGTAACCAATGAAAATAGGGGAAGGAGGAAATGAATAAACATGAAAACAGTAAATCAAAAATTATTTGCAATTTTTGTTGTCTTTTTAGGGATTATGCTACTTTTAGTCAACATTGGTATCATTTCCTTGGAAATAAAACAGATTTTTGTCACTTATTATCCTATTCTCATTATTCTTTTAGGATTGAAGCTTTTAATAGACGCACTCTTTCATTACAAAAGCTCATTATTTGTGAGTATTTTCCTGTTATCACTCGGGACTTTATTACTGTTAGATCGGTTAGACTATATGAGGTTTGAATTTCAGATGTTTTGGAAATTATGGCCCCTTTTGATCATATATTTCGGTATTAAGTTATTTGTTAATAAGAGACCTGTTAAATTTCAAGTGACAAAAACGGATGACGACTTAGACGAGATTTTTACAGATTACTCTGAGAATGATGAGGAAGCAGATCAACCTAGAACCGGTACGAAAAGAGTCATTACAATCGGCGATATGAAGATGAATAAGCAAAATTGGCCTGTGGAGCCATTGAAGGTATGGAATGTAGTGGGAGATTATTATTTTGATTTTAGTAAGGCGTACATTCCTGACAAAGAGACACATATTCAAATTAAAGGTGTAGTGGCAGATCTTAAAATGTTAATTCCAGAGGATTTGCCAGTTAAAATCTCTGCAAATGTAAAATTAGGGCAGCTTAGTGTTTTTGGAGACACCTCAGATGGAAAGGGTAATAAGCTTTTTTACGAAACTTCTAACTATGAGGAAGCGACAAGAAAGCTCAACATTATATTAGATATGAAAATAGGAGATGTTCGAATTGATCATGTCTAAGAACGGAAAAAGAATTGAAAGTCTAAGATTTTGGTATATTCGCTCCTTTTTACTAGTTTCCATCGTGTCCTCCTTCTTATTCTTTCTTTTTATGCAAACGATATTATTATTCTATCAAAGAGGCCTGCTAATCAATGTACAATGGAGTGTCCTTCTTACTCTGGTCGCATTTTTGATCACTGTCTTGACGAGCGTTTATATTGGCTATAAGCATAGTAGCTATATGAAGAATAGGCTCGACCGTATCTCCACATTTATCGCTACCTTAACAAGGGGGAAATACTCCGAGAGGATTATTGTTGGAGAAAAGGACGAACTGGGTAGGTTAGCAGAAGATATCAATCAACTAGCCAATAAGATACAAAATCAAGTGAAATCCCTGCAAAAGCTTGCGGAAGAAAAAAATGAACTCGCAATAAAAGCACATAATGCAGCAACTATTGAAGAAAGACAACGGCTTGCACGAGAGCTGCATGATTCGGTCAGTCAACAGTTATTTGCACTAAGTATCATGTCATCTGCGACTATAAGACTGTTTGATTCGCATCCTGAAAAGGCAAAAAAACAGCTCACCGAAATCGCTTCGATTGCTGCCAAAGCGCAAGGGGAAATGAGAGCGTTGTTATTACATTTACGACCAGTGTCCTTAACAAACGATTCCCTTTCTGTAGGGATTCAAAAGCTGCTTGTCGAACTGGAGGAAAGAACGCCAATTTCCTTTCAAAAAGACATTGCTGAAATTGAGAATCTTACGAATGCAACGGAGGACCATTTGTTCAGAATTATTCAGGAAGCCATATCCAACATTCTTCGCCATGCGGATGCTACAAATGTGAAAATAACCATGCAGCAAAAGGGAAGCAATTATGTATACATATTTATAGGTGACAATGGAAAGGGATTTGATTTAAATCAGCACAAGCAGTCTTCTTTTGGATTGCATACAATGAGAGAGCGTTGTGAAGAGATTGGTGGACAGTTCAATATTCGATCTAAAAAAGGGGAAGGAACACATATCGAAATACATGTACCTTTTAGAAAGGAGGAAGGTTGATGGAAAGAATCAAAGTAGCAGTGGTGGACGACCATGATATGGTTAGAAAGGGGCTGCTTGCATATTTAGAGACAGAATCAACGATCGAGGTTGTTGGGGAAGGAAATAGCGGGAAAGCAGCTGTGGAAATTGCCAGACGTGAACAACCGGATGTGATATTGATGGATTTACTGATGGAAGATGGGAACGGTATAGAAGCTACAAAGGAAATTATTGCATTTTTACCAGATTGTAAAATTATTATTATTACGAGTTATTTTGATGATGAACAGGTGTTTCCAGCTATTGAAGCAGGAGCATATAGCTATCTATTAAAAACTGCCAGGGCTGAAGACATTATTGTAGCAATTGGCAAGGCTATGCGCAATGAGCCTGTCATTGAACCAAAAGTGGCCAATAAAATGATGAACAGGTTTCGTACGCCAACGAAAGTTCTACATGATGAATTAACAGATCGTGAGCTTGAGGTACTTATGTGTCTTGGGGATGGTTTAACGAATCAGGAGATAAGTGACTCCCTATATATCGGCGTAAAAACAGTAAAGACACATGTTAGCAATATTTTAAGTAAACTGCAGGTGGCAGACAGAACACAGGCCGCCATCTATGCAAATCGGCATGGAGTTTTAAAAGAAAGAAATTAAGAAAGAGGCTGGGACAAAATTGTTTTAGCCTAAGTAAAAACCGAACTGATTGGAGTATTTGATCTAATCAGTTCGGTTTTTTTAGTATTAAAATATGCTTTTACTTCTTAGATGACACCAGCGGTTGATTGGAGTGCAAGACGTAGACTCCTGTTTAGAGAAGTGGCCAATGTGAGACCCCGCAGGCGAAGCCGAGGAGGCTCACGGGTCACCCGCGGAAAGCGAAGTCTTGCACGGAAATCAATAGCGGTATTTAATGCGGGCATTAATATTGTTCGTTTTTTTGTTTGTGTCTTTAAGTTTTGTCCTAGTCTCTTTTTTAGTCTTGTTGGGCAACGAGATGATAGGTGGTTACATAAGATGGTCGTGGGAAGATTTGTTGCTTTTGGTCGACTCCTTCTGAAGTTCCTCTTTTTTCATGTGCCTTATCATAGGCTTTAGATTCCTGCCATTGTGTAAAGTACTTTACATCTTCCCATAGAGTTAGAATACAATAGGTGTCAGAATTTATAGGACGCAACACCCGAATCGCAGCAAAACCAGGCTCTTTTTCAATAAGTCCTGCTCGCTGGCTAAAGCGATATTCAAATACTGGTCGACCCTCTTCAGAAACAGGAATATTGTTCAGTACGGCAAATTTTCCACGTGACATTTCCCCAACGGCATCTAATATCTCGAACCTTTTTCCTGAATTAAAACTAGACTGTTCATTTGTTTCATGCATCAGGACGGCATTATCCTCTCCATGCATTAACAGTAACTCCCCGTGTCCAATCTCTGATTTTAGATTGTCTAAGTAATCAGCTGTTCCAAACGTCATATAAAAATTCATAGGAAACACACTCCTTCGCGGTTAATATAGGTAAATAAATTACAAAATAAGGGATAGGTGAGAAAAAATTTGTAGAATAAGGTAGAATATAAGTAAACTACTGTCATTGTACCCTATTTATTTAGTGAGCATTACCTTTTGACATACATAATTGATTATTCCCGTTTTACAGGAGGAGGTAAACTACTTTGAAACGTTCCGAACGAAAAAAGCTTCCTTTACTAAAAATAATAAATCTAAAATCCGTAATCTCTCAAAAATATTTTCTTGT
Proteins encoded:
- a CDS encoding phosphatase PAP2 family protein produces the protein MKTEIKTGREKGMVNKNWSRIVLFTICSMFFVWSFTQIMKKSTIGYDSVIQDFVKGLGAESVVAFFKIFTMLGDKTGVIIVLVIALVLIWWKKRDYPAMGVLVAGVILVNEANKWLKDFTGRERPMTGPGAESLSFPSGHAMVGLFFYGLLLYLTLAYMTKGTFRIVVAVLGVLFIALLGTSRIFLNYHYPSDVLAGYAMGYTCLLLGLVVYEWLQMLLVKRETKDVSN
- the liaF gene encoding cell wall-active antibiotics response protein LiaF → MKTVNQKLFAIFVVFLGIMLLLVNIGIISLEIKQIFVTYYPILIILLGLKLLIDALFHYKSSLFVSIFLLSLGTLLLLDRLDYMRFEFQMFWKLWPLLIIYFGIKLFVNKRPVKFQVTKTDDDLDEIFTDYSENDEEADQPRTGTKRVITIGDMKMNKQNWPVEPLKVWNVVGDYYFDFSKAYIPDKETHIQIKGVVADLKMLIPEDLPVKISANVKLGQLSVFGDTSDGKGNKLFYETSNYEEATRKLNIILDMKIGDVRIDHV
- a CDS encoding histidine kinase, which produces MSKNGKRIESLRFWYIRSFLLVSIVSSFLFFLFMQTILLFYQRGLLINVQWSVLLTLVAFLITVLTSVYIGYKHSSYMKNRLDRISTFIATLTRGKYSERIIVGEKDELGRLAEDINQLANKIQNQVKSLQKLAEEKNELAIKAHNAATIEERQRLARELHDSVSQQLFALSIMSSATIRLFDSHPEKAKKQLTEIASIAAKAQGEMRALLLHLRPVSLTNDSLSVGIQKLLVELEERTPISFQKDIAEIENLTNATEDHLFRIIQEAISNILRHADATNVKITMQQKGSNYVYIFIGDNGKGFDLNQHKQSSFGLHTMRERCEEIGGQFNIRSKKGEGTHIEIHVPFRKEEG
- a CDS encoding response regulator transcription factor — translated: MERIKVAVVDDHDMVRKGLLAYLETESTIEVVGEGNSGKAAVEIARREQPDVILMDLLMEDGNGIEATKEIIAFLPDCKIIIITSYFDDEQVFPAIEAGAYSYLLKTARAEDIIVAIGKAMRNEPVIEPKVANKMMNRFRTPTKVLHDELTDRELEVLMCLGDGLTNQEISDSLYIGVKTVKTHVSNILSKLQVADRTQAAIYANRHGVLKERN
- a CDS encoding antibiotic biosynthesis monooxygenase — translated: MNFYMTFGTADYLDNLKSEIGHGELLLMHGEDNAVLMHETNEQSSFNSGKRFEILDAVGEMSRGKFAVLNNIPVSEEGRPVFEYRFSQRAGLIEKEPGFAAIRVLRPINSDTYCILTLWEDVKYFTQWQESKAYDKAHEKRGTSEGVDQKQQIFPRPSYVTTYHLVAQQD